DNA from Anoplopoma fimbria isolate UVic2021 breed Golden Eagle Sablefish unplaced genomic scaffold, Afim_UVic_2022 Un_contig_8876_pilon_pilon, whole genome shotgun sequence:
agcAAAAGCTCTAAAATCCCACTGTACACTCCGTATCAGCCCCATCCACCAAACAGACATAGTTAAAGATATAGGGTACAGATGGAAAACGAAACAAAAGCCAGAATTGTCTTTATCTTATGTTTGACGCTTCATTTTGAAACGTGCAGTGATGGCAGCCTTTTATGTTACAGAGCATTCTGGCAATTAAAGCCATCTGAAGCCGCTTCCTTGCAGACACCTGCTCACACTTCTCAAGAGTGTGTTTCATCAAACGACACTCATCCCCTCTGGATCAAACCTGGCAGCGATGTCGGTAGGTCATCAGGTAACAAGCAGCACCTCTCTTCAGATCCCTCCCCAGCCTGAGACCGCTGTACTCAGGAGCCGACACCCAATCCTGCTGGACACCCTCCGGCCCGTCTTGGTCCAGGCCATCATCAATCCTAAGCGAGGTATGGAGGAACCCCTCCAGACACCACAGCCCCCGGGAGCTGCAGCTCACCCGGACCTGCCGGGAGGTCATGCTGGAGCTTGGATGCGAGGGTGGCTGTTCTTCTGGTGACTCTAGCTGGAGCTTtaatcctgctgctgctgtacaAACTCTTTCAGCTAAGACACAGGTGTGTGCAGAGCAATACATGTTGTAAGAAACCAACTCAATCTATATCTAATGAGATCAAATCCTTTCTGCTGTTTACACCCTCTTTACTGTTAGTTcttcacagcttttttttatttttttttatcaaagaatAATTCATGCCGGATTAGCTTTCAGTGGTAGCTTTCAGATATTACAATACCGGCTCTATGGTTAAGACACAAACATTCACTTGGTCTGGTCtcggagttgtctgtgttttcgtgtatttttcgtcttacaacttcCAACCTTTCGCAGTGTGTTTTGggcttcatgaaagttaattgtaacttttttgttgactaaaaatgtcttattcagctaTCCGTTGCACTAaactccaccctcttgtgtaacttctggttgcaaaaaaacaagatggcaacggccaaaatgccaaactcaaggcttcaaataCAATCGGTAAAGCCACGGTGACTACGCCATATATACtgtcttatatacagtctatgtgtaaaataaagggaaaataaaatttgtgctgacttgtgtttttttgttgtgtccTGCAGGCTGATGTTGGCCAGGGCGAGGCACGCGCTAGAGTACTACAGCTTCTACCACTCCGCCACCTACACCCTCAAACACAGTGCATCGTGTCAGGACCTGCCAGCCAAGAAAGGGACGGTCCCTGAGGCCACACCACCCGTCCAAAACGTTACCCCGGTGACACACGCTGTCATCGCCCCGCTTCCGCCCCCACCAGTGCCTGTTCCGCCCCCTCTGCCGCTCCCCCCACCTCCCGTCCTGCCTCCACCACTGCTCCGCACGCCACCTCCTCTCACCCCAACACTTCCCGTCCTGGCCTTCCCTCTCCCGCTGCCTGCAATCCACTACACCCCACCCAGCCCTCACCTGTCGTGGGGCGCCTGCTCAGAAGCGGATGTGTACTCTCGGATCGGAGCTTTCAGGCCTTCCAGGCTCTCCAGCCTCTCCAACCAATCAAAAGTCATCCTTTTTGAGCACTCCTCTCTCTGACCTTTGAGGAAGAACTTGACTGGAGACGTCAACATGCCAGTGGTTACCAAAACCGCTGCTGCTGAACTGATTATCATCCAAAGATGGTTGATTGTTTGGTGAGAGTGCTTTATGCTGTATGTATGCAGTAGACTATACTCTTTTTAAGAAATACTGGACTTTGTGCCAGACCTCTGCAAGAAAATGGCAGTTAGGAG
Protein-coding regions in this window:
- the LOC129116657 gene encoding uncharacterized protein LOC129116657: MLARARHALEYYSFYHSATYTLKHSASCQDLPAKKGTVPEATPPVQNVTPVTHAVIAPLPPPPVPVPPPLPLPPPPVLPPPLLRTPPPLTPTLPVLAFPLPLPAIHYTPPSPHLSWGACSEADVYSRIGAFRPSRLSSLSNQSKVILFEHSSL